GCGCCTGATTAAGCCAGACGCTGCTGGATTTTTTACCAACGATGACGTGGCAATCGCCAACACTGCTGCCAACCTGAAAACCCTCGGATTTGATCTACGCAGCTTAAAGTCATTGGGCAACGCCGCAACCCGCCAAGCTGACCTCATTTCCCAAGTGGCATCACCAATTGCCCAGGGAAAAAGCGATGTGGCACGCCAACAGGCTGAGGAAATGGCACAGCAAATGTGTTCCCTCGTCGTGTCCATGCACGCATCACTTGTTAAAAATGCAACCCGCGAACAGCTGGGATACTAACGATAAAAAATGAGTTTTGTTGAACTTGAATTCCATGGCGTACACACCATGGAGCCTGATGAATTTACCTGCGCACTGTTTCGGTGGGAAGAAGGAAACAAATTCCTCCCCATCTGGATCGACAGCGATGACGCCATCAAAATTCAGGAATACCTCTCAGGGTTTAGCCCTCGGCGCCCAACCTCGCACGAACTTCTCGCCGAAGCGTTTCAGCGCCTAACCCCATGGGTCAGTTCATTGCGGATCGTCTCACACTTTGAAGGCGTGTACATGGCATCGATCTCCACCTCAGAGGGTGAGGAGTTTGATGCTCGCCCCAGCGATGTCATTATGCTGTCTTTGCTGTTGGAAGTCCCCATCACCGCAGATGAAGAGATCCTGCAGCAGACAGCTATTTTCATCAATGATCTCGATGCCGAAGCCTACTTTGGTGTGGTGATTGATCACACCGTCGAAACTGATGAGACGGGCACGGAATCAGCCTCCGGCGATGCACAAGCCGATGCTGATTTCCAGCAACTGATGCAAAGCCTCGGCGTTTTTGAAGATGACCTCTTCAACCCGGGCGATTCCCTTGAGGAGCCGGACGAGGACGGCGGAGCTTCAGGGCCAACCAGCAACTAATGTTACGAATGTGACGAACATCACCCTCTATGCATGTCTTTGTGGAGGGTGGTTTTTGGCGTGTCGCAAGATAAACACTTGACTCTGGTCTAGGGTAGGGACCAGACTTATAGCAAGTTGCACGCTTAGAATTAACAACGGTGTAGTTTTGAATAAAATCACCCACAAGTTGCTGAAGTATCGGAGACATCAGTGTACGAAGATAATGAATACCAGGGAGAAATCTTCAACGGTATCCCAGTCCAGGAATCCCTCTTTGAGGTTGGCCCCGACGAGCAGGTAGGCTACCGCGTCCCAACTGCATGCCAGGTCGCAGGCATTACTTACCGCCAGCTTGATTACTGGGCTCGGACCAAGCTCGTTGTTCCGTCCATTCGAGGCGCACGTGGATCGGGCTCGCAGCGCCTGTATTCCTTCAAGGACATTTTGGTGTTGAAGATCGTAAAGCGCCTGTTGGATACTGGTATTTCACTGCAGAACATTCGGTTAGCTGTGGATAAACTTCGTGATCTAGGTACCAACGACCTCGCCACGATCACCCTCGTCTCTGACGGCACCACCGTGTATGAGTGCCGCTCCAATGAGGAAGTTATAGATCTTCTCGGTGGTGGACAGGGCGTGTTCGGCATTGCAGTGCCTGGCATCATGAAGGAACTGACCGGAGACATCTCCTCCTTCCCATCTGAGCGCATTGATGAGCACTACCAGGCCGAGGCCATCAACTTCCAGGATGAGCTGGCTGCGCGCAGGAACCGTCGTACCTCTTAATCTTTCCCCGTATACAGCAAAATCCCCTCTACGCATCTCCGAGCGTAGAGGGGATTTTGCTGATGTTGGGTGTCAGAGCGCAAACGCAGCACGGAGGGCAGCGTCCAACTGTTCCGTAGTAGTTGCCTGAGCAAAGCTGCCACCGTGGCTGGTTGCAAAGTCACTGAGAACCGTGTCTACGGGATCGTGCCCGACATGGACGACCTGGAGGCTCAAGTTGTCAGCAAACGCTGCGCCAAGATCGTTGAGGAAAGCCTCGTCGCTGTATTCACCTGCGGAACCACTGGTAACAATGACAACCTTCATGGGTTGTCCTTCTGGTGATCCTTCCCTGGCAATCTGGGTTGCGGCCACCACAGCGGCGCGGGTGAGCGGGACACCGCCGGTGCCAAGGCGAACGACGGCTCCAGCAGCATTTTCACCTCCAGAGGTATCTGGGAAGGACACGTTGGCACGCCAACCTCGGGTGACACCGGGGTTAAGTGGTGAGGAGTAGTTGTTGAGGGCTACTTGGTTGCCTTGGGAGCCGGTCTCGCGGGCTAAATCGCTGAGAATCCGTGAGACAACGGTGTGGTAAGACTCTTGAGTACCATCGACGACGCGGTCCATGTTGGATGAGGTGTCGAGGTTGATGATGGTATCTGATGGAGCAGACACTTGAGGTGCCTCAGGTGCTTGAGTTTCTTCCGTTTCGGTTGATTGTGCATCTGTCAGGACTTGTTCAAGTGCTTCTTCATCAGCAGCACCTGGGTCGAAGTCAAAGGCACCGAAATCTGCACCAGCGCGAGCTTGATCTTCGCTGATGTCGCTACCTGCGATGGCGGAAATTGCCCACACAGGAACTGACACGCCATCGAGTGCTTCAAAGGTGTAACCCTCAGGAAGTTCAGCACCCTCAGTGGTGGCAAATGCTTCAGC
The window above is part of the Corynebacterium deserti GIMN1.010 genome. Proteins encoded here:
- a CDS encoding bifunctional nuclease family protein, which produces MSFVELEFHGVHTMEPDEFTCALFRWEEGNKFLPIWIDSDDAIKIQEYLSGFSPRRPTSHELLAEAFQRLTPWVSSLRIVSHFEGVYMASISTSEGEEFDARPSDVIMLSLLLEVPITADEEILQQTAIFINDLDAEAYFGVVIDHTVETDETGTESASGDAQADADFQQLMQSLGVFEDDLFNPGDSLEEPDEDGGASGPTSN
- a CDS encoding MerR family transcriptional regulator codes for the protein MYEDNEYQGEIFNGIPVQESLFEVGPDEQVGYRVPTACQVAGITYRQLDYWARTKLVVPSIRGARGSGSQRLYSFKDILVLKIVKRLLDTGISLQNIRLAVDKLRDLGTNDLATITLVSDGTTVYECRSNEEVIDLLGGGQGVFGIAVPGIMKELTGDISSFPSERIDEHYQAEAINFQDELAARRNRRTS